From the Ctenopharyngodon idella isolate HZGC_01 chromosome 3, HZGC01, whole genome shotgun sequence genome, one window contains:
- the nherf1b gene encoding Na(+)/H(+) exchange regulatory cofactor NHE-RF1 isoform X2 gives MPSQTLRPRLCVLEKGENGYGFHLHGEKGKTGQFIRLVEPDSPAELSGLRAGDRLVFVNGERVESDSHQQVVARIRASAGSLELIVVDVDTDQLLKKHELKCVREFVTEGIPVPECDDEPEISDEMMRDDTPPPPPVPERNGEIIPVYIPAVEKLRTSVSSETDLKPELRPRLCVIKKGPNGFGFNLHSEKSRPGQYIRAVDDDSPAQRSGLKPKDRIIQVNGLSVEGKQHAEVVAAIKAGGDDTTLLVVDPETDAFFKKCRVMPNAEHLTGPLPEPVVNGDMEDKVNGNVAKEMGLKDSKLSVSPSPSNASSNASLMTPPTGTPPPEAMEPSIIDAIPELNLSLQQVKERAHQKRSNKRAPAMDWNKKNELFSNL, from the exons ATGCCCAGCCAGACTCTGCGCCCGCGACTGTGCGTCCTGGAGAAGGGCGAGAACGGATACGGTTTCCATCTGCACGGAGAGAAGGGCAAAACCGGCCAGTTTATCCGCCTGGTGGAGCCCGACTCCCCCGCCGAGCTGTCCGGTCTGCGCGCGGGCGACAGGCTGGTGTTCGTGAACGGAGAGCGCGTGGAGAGCGACAGCCATCAGCAGGTCGTGGCGAGGATACGCGCGAGCGCCGGGAGCCTGGAGCTCATAGTGGTGGACGTGGACACCGACCAGCTGCTGAAGAAACACGAGCTGAAGTGTGTGAGGGAGTTTGTCACGGAGGGCATTCCTGTGCCCGAATGCGATGATGAGCCCGAGATCAGCGACGAGATGATGCGGGACGACACGCCACCGCCGCCCCCGGTGCCGGAGAGGAACGGAGAGATCATTCCCGTTTACATTCCCGCGGTGGAGAAGCTCAGAACATCCGTGAGCTCAGAGACG GACTTGAAGCCTGAGCTCAGACCACGACTCTGTGTCATCAAGAAAGGCCCCAATGGCTTTGGCTTTAACCTGCACAGCGAGAAGTCCAGACCCGGCCAGTACATCAGAGCTGTAGATGACGACTCACCGGCACAGAGGTCCGGCCTGAAGCCCAAAGACCGGATAATACAG GTGAACGGGCTTTCAGTGGAAGGGAAGCAGCATGCAGAGGTGGTGGCTGCTATTAAAGCCGGGGGTGATGACACAACACTCTTGGTCGTAGATCCAGAAACAGATGCTTTCTTCAAGAAGTGTCGAGTGATGCCCAATGCAGAACACCTCACAG GGCCGTTGCCTGAACCTGTGGTCAACGGAGACATGGAGGACAAG gtaaatggaaacgtGGCCAAAGAGATGGGGCTGAAGGACTCAAAGTTATCAGTCAGTCCGTCCCCTTCTAACGCATCCTCCAACGCCTCCCTCATGACTCCGCCCACTGGGACTCCGCCCCCTGAG GCTATGGAGCCGTCCATCATAGATGCCATCCCAGAGCTCAATCTGTCCTTACAGCAGGTGAAAGAGCGCGCTCACCAGAAACGCTCCAATAAGAGAGCTCCGGCCATGGACTGGAacaagaaaaatgaactcttcaGTAACCTATAG
- the nherf1b gene encoding Na(+)/H(+) exchange regulatory cofactor NHE-RF1 isoform X1, translating into MPSQTLRPRLCVLEKGENGYGFHLHGEKGKTGQFIRLVEPDSPAELSGLRAGDRLVFVNGERVESDSHQQVVARIRASAGSLELIVVDVDTDQLLKKHELKCVREFVTEGIPVPECDDEPEISDEMMRDDTPPPPPVPERNGEIIPVYIPAVEKLRTSVSSETIAELRRNDEKTAELFIRAGYTPHRMIRLHDVHPSSECSLTDGAVMERDLKPELRPRLCVIKKGPNGFGFNLHSEKSRPGQYIRAVDDDSPAQRSGLKPKDRIIQVNGLSVEGKQHAEVVAAIKAGGDDTTLLVVDPETDAFFKKCRVMPNAEHLTGPLPEPVVNGDMEDKVNGNVAKEMGLKDSKLSVSPSPSNASSNASLMTPPTGTPPPEAMEPSIIDAIPELNLSLQQVKERAHQKRSNKRAPAMDWNKKNELFSNL; encoded by the exons ATGCCCAGCCAGACTCTGCGCCCGCGACTGTGCGTCCTGGAGAAGGGCGAGAACGGATACGGTTTCCATCTGCACGGAGAGAAGGGCAAAACCGGCCAGTTTATCCGCCTGGTGGAGCCCGACTCCCCCGCCGAGCTGTCCGGTCTGCGCGCGGGCGACAGGCTGGTGTTCGTGAACGGAGAGCGCGTGGAGAGCGACAGCCATCAGCAGGTCGTGGCGAGGATACGCGCGAGCGCCGGGAGCCTGGAGCTCATAGTGGTGGACGTGGACACCGACCAGCTGCTGAAGAAACACGAGCTGAAGTGTGTGAGGGAGTTTGTCACGGAGGGCATTCCTGTGCCCGAATGCGATGATGAGCCCGAGATCAGCGACGAGATGATGCGGGACGACACGCCACCGCCGCCCCCGGTGCCGGAGAGGAACGGAGAGATCATTCCCGTTTACATTCCCGCGGTGGAGAAGCTCAGAACATCCGTGAGCTCAGAGACG atTGCAGAATTGAGACGAAATGACGAAAAAACAGCAGAACTATTCATCAGGGCAGGTTACACCCCTCACAGAATGATTCGTCTACATGATGTCCACCCATCCTCAGAGTGCAGCCTGACTGACGGCGCTGTGATGGAGCGT GACTTGAAGCCTGAGCTCAGACCACGACTCTGTGTCATCAAGAAAGGCCCCAATGGCTTTGGCTTTAACCTGCACAGCGAGAAGTCCAGACCCGGCCAGTACATCAGAGCTGTAGATGACGACTCACCGGCACAGAGGTCCGGCCTGAAGCCCAAAGACCGGATAATACAG GTGAACGGGCTTTCAGTGGAAGGGAAGCAGCATGCAGAGGTGGTGGCTGCTATTAAAGCCGGGGGTGATGACACAACACTCTTGGTCGTAGATCCAGAAACAGATGCTTTCTTCAAGAAGTGTCGAGTGATGCCCAATGCAGAACACCTCACAG GGCCGTTGCCTGAACCTGTGGTCAACGGAGACATGGAGGACAAG gtaaatggaaacgtGGCCAAAGAGATGGGGCTGAAGGACTCAAAGTTATCAGTCAGTCCGTCCCCTTCTAACGCATCCTCCAACGCCTCCCTCATGACTCCGCCCACTGGGACTCCGCCCCCTGAG GCTATGGAGCCGTCCATCATAGATGCCATCCCAGAGCTCAATCTGTCCTTACAGCAGGTGAAAGAGCGCGCTCACCAGAAACGCTCCAATAAGAGAGCTCCGGCCATGGACTGGAacaagaaaaatgaactcttcaGTAACCTATAG